One Streptomyces sp. NBC_01217 genomic region harbors:
- a CDS encoding SDR family NAD(P)-dependent oxidoreductase, producing MTTIAIIGAGPGLGTAVARRFGREGHDVALIARNRERLEALAADLTTEGVTARAFPADVRDPETLAAALDAAHVTLGPIEILQYSPVPHRDFMRPVLETAPADLIGPIEFSVYGPVAAVRQVLPDMWDLGRGTILFVNGGTAAIPHPDRAGTSIAFAAESAYGHLLHETLAADGIHAAQLVIPGAIVPGHPRKDPAALADALWAIHRDRHGFRHYADDLDS from the coding sequence ATGACCACCATCGCCATCATCGGGGCCGGACCCGGCCTCGGAACCGCCGTAGCCCGGCGCTTCGGCCGCGAGGGCCACGACGTGGCCCTCATCGCCCGCAACCGGGAGCGGCTCGAAGCGCTGGCCGCCGACCTGACCACCGAGGGCGTCACGGCGCGCGCATTCCCCGCGGACGTACGCGATCCTGAGACCCTCGCGGCGGCCCTCGACGCGGCACATGTGACGCTCGGCCCGATCGAGATCCTGCAGTACAGTCCGGTCCCGCACCGGGACTTCATGCGACCGGTGCTGGAGACGGCTCCGGCCGACCTCATCGGTCCGATCGAGTTCTCGGTGTACGGGCCGGTCGCCGCAGTCCGGCAGGTCCTGCCCGACATGTGGGACCTGGGCCGCGGCACCATCCTCTTCGTCAACGGCGGCACCGCCGCCATCCCGCACCCGGACCGCGCCGGTACGTCCATCGCCTTCGCCGCCGAGAGCGCGTACGGCCATCTGCTGCACGAGACCCTCGCCGCCGACGGCATCCACGCCGCCCAGCTGGTCATCCCCGGGGCGATCGTCCCCGGACACCCTCGCAAGGACCCGGCCGCGCTCGCCGACGCCCTGTGGGCCATCCACCGGGACCGGCACGGCTTTCGGCACTACGCCGACGACCTCGACTCCTGA
- the ddaH gene encoding dimethylargininase, with protein MTETARTAVRRRLLMCSPSHFDVTYSINPWMEPRKPVDAALALAQWEQLRCLYRDLGHIVDVVEPVGGLPDMVFAANGATVVDGRVLGARFRHEERTAEGPLYLSWLRANGFTDTLWPEYINEGEGDYLLVGRRLLAGTGFRTDPRSHAEAQEFFGIPVTGLTLVDPRFYHLDTALAVLGDDEIMYYPEAFTPGSRAVLRELFPDALLATTEDAEVFGLNAFSDGRHVLLPQAATGLMAGLRERGFEPIGVDLAELLKAGGSVKCCTLELREA; from the coding sequence ATGACCGAAACCGCCCGCACCGCCGTCCGCCGACGTCTGCTGATGTGCTCGCCCAGCCATTTCGACGTCACCTACTCCATCAATCCGTGGATGGAACCCCGCAAGCCCGTCGACGCCGCCCTCGCCCTGGCCCAGTGGGAGCAACTCCGTTGCCTCTACCGCGACCTGGGGCACATCGTGGACGTCGTGGAGCCCGTCGGCGGACTGCCCGACATGGTCTTCGCGGCCAACGGCGCCACCGTGGTGGACGGCCGGGTGCTCGGGGCACGCTTCCGGCACGAGGAACGCACCGCGGAGGGCCCGCTGTACCTGTCGTGGCTGCGGGCCAACGGCTTCACCGACACCCTCTGGCCCGAGTACATCAACGAGGGCGAGGGCGACTACCTGCTCGTCGGCCGGCGCCTGCTGGCGGGCACGGGCTTTCGCACCGATCCCCGTTCGCACGCCGAGGCGCAGGAGTTCTTCGGCATACCCGTCACCGGACTGACCCTGGTCGACCCGCGGTTCTACCACCTGGACACCGCGCTCGCCGTGCTCGGCGACGACGAGATCATGTACTACCCCGAGGCGTTCACCCCCGGCAGCCGTGCGGTGCTGCGCGAGCTGTTTCCCGACGCGCTCCTGGCGACCACCGAGGACGCCGAGGTGTTCGGTCTCAACGCCTTCTCCGACGGGCGGCACGTGCTGCTGCCGCAGGCCGCCACGGGGCTGATGGCCGGGCTGCGCGAGCGCGGTTTCGAGCCCATCGGCGTGGACCTCGCCGAACTGCTCAAGGCCGGCGGCAGCGTCAAGTGCTGCACGCTCGAACTGCGCGAGGCCTGA
- a CDS encoding GNAT family N-acetyltransferase → MSTTTTEVVSAQYVTSIADTEEQIRAAQRLRHQVFATEMGARLSTPLAGHDIDAFDAYADHLIVTDTSTGDVVGTYRMLPPGRTEQSYSAGEFDLQGLSRARPSMIEVGRSCVHPDHRNGAVINLMWSGMARYVLLSGHRYLGGCASVPLDDGGLAAANAWLLGTTKHASPAEHRVHPRKPWTPQGPSDGKPSYALLPPLLRGYLRLGAWMCGAPAHDPEFGVADFFVLLDMDRLGDRYRRYFLGEDQ, encoded by the coding sequence ATGTCTACGACAACCACCGAAGTGGTCAGCGCCCAGTACGTCACCTCCATCGCCGACACCGAGGAGCAGATCAGGGCCGCGCAGCGACTGCGCCACCAGGTGTTCGCAACCGAGATGGGCGCCAGGCTCTCGACACCGCTGGCCGGCCACGACATAGACGCCTTCGACGCGTATGCCGACCACCTGATCGTCACCGACACGTCCACGGGCGACGTGGTGGGCACCTACCGGATGCTGCCGCCGGGACGCACCGAACAGTCCTACTCCGCCGGTGAGTTCGACCTCCAAGGCCTTTCCCGGGCGCGGCCTTCGATGATCGAGGTCGGCCGCTCCTGCGTCCACCCCGACCACCGCAACGGCGCCGTGATCAACCTGATGTGGTCCGGCATGGCCCGCTACGTGCTGCTCTCCGGCCACCGTTACCTGGGCGGCTGCGCCTCCGTACCGCTGGACGACGGCGGTCTCGCCGCCGCCAACGCCTGGCTGCTCGGCACCACCAAGCACGCCTCCCCGGCCGAGCACCGGGTCCACCCGCGCAAGCCCTGGACCCCGCAGGGCCCGAGCGACGGCAAGCCGAGTTACGCGCTGCTGCCGCCGCTGCTCCGCGGCTACCTGCGCCTCGGTGCCTGGATGTGCGGCGCCCCCGCCCACGACCCGGAGTTCGGCGTCGCCGACTTCTTCGTCCTGCTCGACATGGACCGCCTGGGCGACCGCTACCGCCGCTATTTCCTCGGGGAGGACCAGTGA
- a CDS encoding lysophospholipid acyltransferase family protein: MNPWAVEALCTPRCATDAGPRVPLSVTARRYASLATTLLRSVADGERLSGPATLRRRAEAALTDLGIRLERAPCAEPLTAPGPVGTLVVANHISWLDVVALLAVEPELTLLAKREVGTWPVVGALARRIGTRFIDREGLRQLPGVVADLADTLRSGRSVVVFPQATTWCTVAGGSFRRATFQAAINAGAPVRPVTIDYLQHGRPSTVAAFLGDEDFGTCLRRVAGARALSVRVTMHRPLAGTDRRTLAAMAQQAVSGSELPNHV, translated from the coding sequence GTGAACCCCTGGGCCGTGGAGGCGCTCTGCACCCCGCGTTGCGCCACCGACGCCGGCCCGCGGGTACCGCTGTCCGTCACCGCCCGCCGCTACGCCTCCCTCGCCACGACGCTGCTGCGCAGCGTGGCCGACGGGGAGCGGCTGTCCGGCCCGGCGACCCTGCGCCGCCGGGCCGAGGCGGCCCTTACCGACCTCGGCATACGGCTGGAGAGGGCGCCCTGCGCCGAGCCGCTGACAGCCCCCGGGCCCGTCGGCACCCTCGTCGTGGCCAACCACATCTCCTGGCTCGACGTGGTCGCCCTGCTGGCCGTCGAACCCGAACTGACCCTGCTCGCCAAGCGCGAGGTCGGCACATGGCCCGTGGTCGGGGCACTCGCCCGGCGCATCGGCACCCGATTCATCGACCGCGAGGGGCTTCGTCAACTGCCGGGTGTGGTCGCCGACCTGGCGGACACCCTGCGCTCCGGCCGGTCCGTCGTGGTCTTTCCTCAGGCCACCACCTGGTGCACGGTGGCAGGGGGATCCTTCCGGCGCGCCACCTTCCAGGCGGCGATAAACGCGGGCGCCCCGGTCCGGCCCGTCACGATCGACTACCTCCAGCACGGCAGGCCCAGCACGGTCGCGGCCTTCCTCGGCGACGAGGACTTCGGCACCTGCCTGCGCCGCGTCGCCGGGGCCCGCGCTCTGTCCGTACGCGTGACCATGCACCGCCCGCTCGCCGGAACGGACCGGCGGACACTGGCCGCCATGGCCCAACAGGCCGTATCAGGGTCGGAGTTGCCCAATCATGTCTGA
- a CDS encoding DedA family protein, which translates to MSELFDRLVELLQARLDSPWLWPIVFVVAGLDALLPLMPSETVVVTVAVLFGGDLPHLAVLAAVAACGALTGDCVGHWCGRRFGPRAVARLMRGEKGRRRYAWGRAMVHRHASTLVVAARFLPGGRVASSMSTGSLGFPFRRFLVLDATGAGLWAVTSTAIGYVGGARFGHDPVKGLLLAFVLALAVVGLIELARRLWIRRSRAIGHGSAPGRLEHTAPSD; encoded by the coding sequence ATGTCTGAACTGTTCGACCGACTGGTGGAGTTACTGCAGGCCAGGCTGGACTCGCCCTGGCTGTGGCCGATCGTCTTCGTGGTGGCCGGCCTGGATGCCCTGCTGCCGCTCATGCCCAGCGAGACCGTCGTCGTCACGGTGGCCGTGCTGTTCGGCGGGGACCTCCCGCACCTGGCGGTCCTGGCCGCGGTCGCCGCCTGCGGCGCCCTGACCGGCGACTGCGTCGGCCACTGGTGCGGACGCCGCTTCGGACCCCGCGCCGTCGCCCGGCTGATGCGCGGCGAGAAGGGCCGCCGACGGTACGCATGGGGCCGCGCCATGGTCCACCGGCATGCCTCCACCCTGGTCGTGGCGGCCCGCTTCCTGCCCGGCGGACGTGTCGCATCCAGCATGTCCACCGGCAGCCTCGGCTTCCCCTTCCGCCGCTTTCTCGTACTGGACGCCACCGGGGCGGGCCTGTGGGCCGTCACCAGCACCGCCATCGGTTACGTCGGCGGGGCCCGCTTCGGCCACGACCCCGTCAAAGGGCTCCTGCTGGCCTTCGTCCTGGCCCTGGCCGTCGTCGGCCTGATCGAACTGGCCCGCAGGCTCTGGATCCGCCGCTCCCGAGCCATCGGCCACGGGTCTGCCCCCGGCCGGCTCGAACACACCGCGCCATCCGACTGA
- a CDS encoding helix-turn-helix domain-containing protein, which translates to MDRQPCDVRLALCELWQAFGGIALLSRYGPDVPWPHSAWARKAHGALTPRLRAVVALSRPRGRIPSFLTAGVTSRRVSVADELDEMVRTPPGLVRDELAQEYPEAFTDPLIAALIRDPEAQLHYLAVEFANFWRTAIEPRGAGLARSLEEEILFRSRTLAMSGGAALLHDLRLPPERTNGTARLTVVPMLLADDTHWWSVADGRTVVSFAARGAGLLHAEPERDSPAQPQRADRLAILLGRGRASVVRELAVPITTSALADHLGLAASTVSQHLAALVSAGVVQRHRAGTRVLYELNREGVTLTECLMNQQPTDVMELTHGRGIR; encoded by the coding sequence ATGGACCGACAACCTTGCGATGTGCGCCTGGCGTTGTGCGAACTGTGGCAGGCATTCGGTGGGATCGCCCTGCTGAGCCGATACGGCCCCGATGTCCCCTGGCCGCACTCGGCCTGGGCCCGCAAGGCACACGGAGCGCTGACGCCCCGTCTGAGAGCGGTTGTTGCTCTGTCCCGGCCGCGGGGGCGCATCCCCTCGTTCCTGACCGCGGGCGTCACTTCGCGAAGGGTGAGTGTGGCCGATGAGCTCGACGAAATGGTGCGCACACCGCCCGGACTCGTCCGCGACGAACTCGCCCAGGAGTATCCCGAGGCGTTCACCGATCCGCTGATCGCCGCGCTGATCCGTGACCCCGAGGCACAACTCCACTACCTCGCCGTGGAGTTCGCCAACTTCTGGCGGACCGCCATCGAACCGCGCGGCGCCGGGCTCGCGCGTTCCCTGGAGGAGGAGATCCTCTTCCGCTCGCGCACCCTGGCGATGAGCGGGGGAGCGGCGCTGCTCCACGACCTCCGGCTCCCGCCCGAGCGCACCAACGGCACGGCCCGCCTGACCGTCGTACCGATGCTGCTCGCGGACGACACCCACTGGTGGTCGGTCGCCGACGGCAGGACCGTGGTCTCCTTCGCGGCGCGGGGAGCCGGCCTCCTGCACGCCGAGCCGGAGAGGGACAGCCCCGCACAGCCACAGCGCGCGGACCGTCTGGCGATCCTGCTGGGCCGGGGCCGCGCTTCCGTCGTCCGCGAACTGGCCGTACCGATCACCACGTCCGCGCTCGCCGACCATCTGGGACTCGCCGCGAGCACGGTCTCCCAGCATCTGGCGGCCCTCGTGTCCGCCGGTGTGGTGCAACGCCACCGGGCCGGCACGCGCGTCCTCTACGAGCTCAACCGTGAGGGCGTGACCTTGACGGAGTGCCTGATGAACCAGCAGCCGACAGACGTCATGGAGCTGACACACGGACGTGGCATCCGATAG
- a CDS encoding phytanoyl-CoA dioxygenase family protein — MPTPARYLHRAPSDLPYFSADGESYLAQTPLRDIKKSRELRVLSEEDFSFWQTYGYVIVREAIPAAAAKRLLDFTWDFQGLDPARPDSWYEDRPFRSDLDRELHVYGFVEAYHHQLIWDSRQAQRVYDAFVDVWDCEELWVTLDRLNLNPPNVKNRDRALIAPTDKGFDIELHWDVDTTLSVLPQRVQGIVALNDTQPELGGFQCSPELFRRFEQWKVAQPADRDPIRPDVDRAEFPVVRPQLQAGDLLIWNGLLAHGVARNTSENGVRAVQYLSMMPALEAHDDLRQSRVESWRHLATPDWNQTLVGDATKHESLRYKTAALNELGERLLGLTSWNGQEFERSTGEPACVESA, encoded by the coding sequence ATGCCGACGCCTGCCCGATATCTGCATCGAGCCCCTTCGGACCTCCCGTATTTCAGCGCTGACGGTGAGTCCTATCTGGCGCAGACACCGCTGAGGGACATCAAGAAGTCGCGCGAACTCCGCGTGCTCTCCGAAGAGGACTTCTCCTTCTGGCAGACCTACGGCTACGTCATCGTGCGGGAGGCGATTCCCGCTGCCGCCGCAAAGCGTCTGCTCGATTTCACCTGGGATTTCCAGGGGCTGGATCCGGCACGGCCCGACAGCTGGTACGAGGACAGGCCGTTCCGGTCGGACCTCGACAGGGAGCTCCATGTCTATGGATTCGTCGAGGCGTACCACCACCAGCTCATATGGGACAGCCGTCAGGCGCAGCGGGTCTATGACGCATTCGTGGACGTGTGGGACTGCGAAGAGCTGTGGGTGACCCTGGACCGGCTCAATCTCAACCCGCCCAATGTCAAGAACCGCGACCGCGCGCTCATCGCGCCCACGGACAAGGGTTTTGACATCGAACTCCACTGGGATGTCGACACCACGCTCAGTGTTCTGCCGCAGCGGGTCCAGGGGATCGTCGCGCTGAACGACACCCAGCCGGAGCTGGGCGGCTTCCAGTGCTCGCCGGAGCTGTTCCGGCGGTTCGAGCAGTGGAAGGTGGCCCAGCCGGCGGACCGGGATCCCATCAGGCCGGACGTCGACCGGGCGGAGTTCCCCGTGGTCCGGCCGCAGCTCCAGGCCGGTGACCTGCTGATCTGGAACGGTCTGCTCGCGCACGGCGTGGCACGCAACACCTCGGAGAACGGGGTTCGTGCCGTTCAGTACCTCTCCATGATGCCCGCTCTGGAGGCGCACGACGATCTGCGGCAGTCCCGGGTCGAGTCATGGCGTCACCTCGCCACCCCGGACTGGAACCAGACGCTGGTCGGCGACGCCACGAAGCATGAATCCCTTCGGTACAAAACGGCCGCGCTGAACGAGCTCGGCGAGAGGCTGCTGGGGCTCACCTCATGGAACGGTCAAGAATTCGAACGGTCGACCGGAGAACCGGCATGCGTAGAATCTGCCTGA